A genomic stretch from Sceloporus undulatus isolate JIND9_A2432 ecotype Alabama chromosome 5, SceUnd_v1.1, whole genome shotgun sequence includes:
- the MGAT4C gene encoding alpha-1,3-mannosyl-glycoprotein 4-beta-N-acetylglucosaminyltransferase C isoform X1 translates to MIALYDDLHQCFLEEELYAFLHMRFTLHHLDKMRCLRKRSAVSFLGVLVICLLFMNLYIEDSYVLDGDKQLVRETATHQLNSERYVHTFKDLSNFSGSINVSYRYLAGTPLLRKRYLTIGLSSVKRKKGNYLLETIKSIFEQSSYEELKEIAVVVHLAEFDSTWCDGMVQDISQKFAHHVIAGRLMVIHTPEEYYPVLDGLKRNYNDPEDRVKFRSKQNVDYAFLLNFCANLSDYYMMLEDDVRCAKNFLTVVKKVITSREGTYWVTLEFSKLGYIGKLYHSHDLPRLAHFLLMFYQEMPCDWLLIHFRGLLAQKDVIRFKPSLFQHMGYYSSYKGAENKLKDDDFEEDSFDLPDNPPAILHTNMNVFENYEASKAYSSVDEYFWGKAPSTGDFYVIVFEKPIKINRIKVITGTEDRQNDILHHGALEVGEKMVGGKKGRQCTTYLRLGEFKNGNLEITDVEHKVLFDINCMRILVTKSQKEWLIIRSISIWTLQPPSQ, encoded by the exons GAAGAGCTGTATGCCTTTCTTCATATGAGATTCacactgcatcatttggacaaAATGAGGTGTTTACGAAAGCGATCAGCAGTATCTTTTCTAGGAGTTCTTGTCATCTGCTTGTTGTTCATGAACTTATACATTGAAGATAGCTATGTCTTG GATGGAGACAAGCAGTTAGTCAGGGAAACAGCAACACATCAATTAAACTCAGAGCGATATGTTCACACTTTTAAGGATCTATCCAATTTCTCAGGATCAATAAATGTCTCCTATCGCTATCTGGCTGGCACACCTTTGCTAAGAAAAA GATATCTTACTATTGGACTATCCTCAGTCAAACGGAAAAAGGGAAATTATTTGCTGGAGACAATCAAATCCATATTTGAGCAATCAAGTTATGAAGAATTGAAGGAAATTGCTGTAGTGGTACACCTAGCTGAGTTTGACTCGACCTGGTGTGATGGAATGGTTCAAGATATTTCACAGAAATTTGCTCATCATGTAATTGCTGGGCGATTGATGGTGATCCACACGCCAGAAGAGTATTATCCAGTGCTGGATGGCCTTAAGAGAAATTATAATGACCCAGAAGACCGGGTGAAATTTCGTTCCAAGCAAAATGTAGACTATGCATTTTTGCTTAACTTTTGTGCTAACCTTTCTGATTACTACATGATGTTAGAAGATGATGTTCGATGTGCCAAAAACTTCTTGACTGTTGTTAAGAAAGTCATAACTTCAAGAGAAGGAACATATTGGGTGACATTAGAATTTTCCAAACTGGGCTACATTGGGAAGTTATATCATTCACATGATCTTCCCCGACTGGCTCATTTTTTGCTGATGTTCTACCAGGAAATGCCTTGTGATTGGCTGCTGATACATTTCCGTGGGCTGCTGGCTCAAAAGGATGTGATACGTTTTAAACCCTCTCTTTTCCAACATATGGGTTATTATTCATCTTACAAAGGAGCTGAGAATAAATTAAAAGATGATGACTTTGAAGAGGATTCATTTGACCTTCCTGATAACCCACCTGCCATTCTTCACACCAAcatgaatgtatttgaaaattATGAAGCAAGCAAGGCATACAGTAGTGTTGATGAGTACTTCTGGGGCAAAGCACCCTCAACTGGAGATTTCTATGTGATTGTCTTTGAAAAGcctattaaaataaatagaattaaagtTATCACGGGGACAGAAGACCGACAGAATGATATCTTGCACCATGGGGCTCTGGAAGTTGGGGAAAAAATGGTTGGGGGTAAAAAGGGCAGGCAATGTACTACTTACTTGCGACTAGGGGAGTTTAAAAATGGCAATTTGGAAATTACAGATGTGGAGCACAAAGTTCTTTTTGATATTAACTGTATGAGAATACTTGTTACCAAAAGCCAAAAGGAATGGTTGATCATTAGAAGCATTAGCATATGGACTTTACAGCCACCAAGTCAATAA
- the MGAT4C gene encoding alpha-1,3-mannosyl-glycoprotein 4-beta-N-acetylglucosaminyltransferase C isoform X2, whose protein sequence is MLILPTYAPLEELYAFLHMRFTLHHLDKMRCLRKRSAVSFLGVLVICLLFMNLYIEDSYVLDGDKQLVRETATHQLNSERYVHTFKDLSNFSGSINVSYRYLAGTPLLRKRYLTIGLSSVKRKKGNYLLETIKSIFEQSSYEELKEIAVVVHLAEFDSTWCDGMVQDISQKFAHHVIAGRLMVIHTPEEYYPVLDGLKRNYNDPEDRVKFRSKQNVDYAFLLNFCANLSDYYMMLEDDVRCAKNFLTVVKKVITSREGTYWVTLEFSKLGYIGKLYHSHDLPRLAHFLLMFYQEMPCDWLLIHFRGLLAQKDVIRFKPSLFQHMGYYSSYKGAENKLKDDDFEEDSFDLPDNPPAILHTNMNVFENYEASKAYSSVDEYFWGKAPSTGDFYVIVFEKPIKINRIKVITGTEDRQNDILHHGALEVGEKMVGGKKGRQCTTYLRLGEFKNGNLEITDVEHKVLFDINCMRILVTKSQKEWLIIRSISIWTLQPPSQ, encoded by the exons GAAGAGCTGTATGCCTTTCTTCATATGAGATTCacactgcatcatttggacaaAATGAGGTGTTTACGAAAGCGATCAGCAGTATCTTTTCTAGGAGTTCTTGTCATCTGCTTGTTGTTCATGAACTTATACATTGAAGATAGCTATGTCTTG GATGGAGACAAGCAGTTAGTCAGGGAAACAGCAACACATCAATTAAACTCAGAGCGATATGTTCACACTTTTAAGGATCTATCCAATTTCTCAGGATCAATAAATGTCTCCTATCGCTATCTGGCTGGCACACCTTTGCTAAGAAAAA GATATCTTACTATTGGACTATCCTCAGTCAAACGGAAAAAGGGAAATTATTTGCTGGAGACAATCAAATCCATATTTGAGCAATCAAGTTATGAAGAATTGAAGGAAATTGCTGTAGTGGTACACCTAGCTGAGTTTGACTCGACCTGGTGTGATGGAATGGTTCAAGATATTTCACAGAAATTTGCTCATCATGTAATTGCTGGGCGATTGATGGTGATCCACACGCCAGAAGAGTATTATCCAGTGCTGGATGGCCTTAAGAGAAATTATAATGACCCAGAAGACCGGGTGAAATTTCGTTCCAAGCAAAATGTAGACTATGCATTTTTGCTTAACTTTTGTGCTAACCTTTCTGATTACTACATGATGTTAGAAGATGATGTTCGATGTGCCAAAAACTTCTTGACTGTTGTTAAGAAAGTCATAACTTCAAGAGAAGGAACATATTGGGTGACATTAGAATTTTCCAAACTGGGCTACATTGGGAAGTTATATCATTCACATGATCTTCCCCGACTGGCTCATTTTTTGCTGATGTTCTACCAGGAAATGCCTTGTGATTGGCTGCTGATACATTTCCGTGGGCTGCTGGCTCAAAAGGATGTGATACGTTTTAAACCCTCTCTTTTCCAACATATGGGTTATTATTCATCTTACAAAGGAGCTGAGAATAAATTAAAAGATGATGACTTTGAAGAGGATTCATTTGACCTTCCTGATAACCCACCTGCCATTCTTCACACCAAcatgaatgtatttgaaaattATGAAGCAAGCAAGGCATACAGTAGTGTTGATGAGTACTTCTGGGGCAAAGCACCCTCAACTGGAGATTTCTATGTGATTGTCTTTGAAAAGcctattaaaataaatagaattaaagtTATCACGGGGACAGAAGACCGACAGAATGATATCTTGCACCATGGGGCTCTGGAAGTTGGGGAAAAAATGGTTGGGGGTAAAAAGGGCAGGCAATGTACTACTTACTTGCGACTAGGGGAGTTTAAAAATGGCAATTTGGAAATTACAGATGTGGAGCACAAAGTTCTTTTTGATATTAACTGTATGAGAATACTTGTTACCAAAAGCCAAAAGGAATGGTTGATCATTAGAAGCATTAGCATATGGACTTTACAGCCACCAAGTCAATAA